In a genomic window of Solidesulfovibrio fructosivorans JJ]:
- a CDS encoding glycoside hydrolase family 26 protein: MAKGWVRGLGSLILALAAMAGGYPLSTCAASKPNFGFVLDGYPIDPDRLAALRRETGVAPSMITFFLQWPRNPAEGHFPLASVKAISDAGAIACITWEPMYILDGQEHMIKAMEILAGRYDPLLDAFARGARLYGKLLVIRFAHEMNLERYHWGGPRDGYGPQSPALYREMFRYVVKRFRVAKATNVLFAFCPNAESLPHPQRDNAHWNEVSAYYPGDDVVDLMGMDGYNWGTTQTKANNGWDSAFRSFADIFGPVHKTLDALAPGKPLLVFEMSSAAAGGDKAAWLREALETAASWNVAALNWFQADKEVDWRLGTGLGLDLPGLLQAATTQGAGSLAVTLRHGERP; this comes from the coding sequence ATGGCTAAGGGATGGGTTCGGGGCCTTGGTAGCCTCATCCTTGCCTTGGCGGCGATGGCAGGAGGTTATCCACTGTCGACCTGTGCCGCGTCCAAGCCGAACTTCGGTTTTGTCCTGGACGGTTACCCCATTGATCCTGATCGGTTGGCAGCCCTGCGGCGCGAGACCGGGGTTGCACCGAGCATGATCACGTTTTTTCTGCAATGGCCTCGAAATCCCGCCGAGGGGCATTTTCCCCTGGCGTCCGTGAAAGCCATCAGCGACGCTGGGGCCATTGCCTGCATTACGTGGGAACCGATGTATATCCTCGACGGCCAGGAACATATGATCAAGGCCATGGAGATTCTGGCCGGCCGCTATGACCCTCTTCTCGACGCCTTCGCCCGGGGAGCGCGGCTTTATGGAAAACTCCTCGTCATCCGATTTGCCCATGAAATGAACCTTGAACGCTATCATTGGGGAGGTCCCAGGGATGGCTATGGTCCTCAAAGCCCGGCCCTGTATCGAGAGATGTTCCGGTATGTGGTCAAGCGTTTCCGGGTGGCCAAGGCGACGAACGTTCTTTTCGCCTTCTGCCCCAATGCGGAATCATTGCCCCATCCTCAGCGGGACAACGCTCACTGGAACGAGGTTTCGGCCTATTATCCCGGCGACGATGTGGTCGATCTGATGGGGATGGATGGCTACAACTGGGGCACGACCCAAACCAAGGCGAACAATGGCTGGGATAGTGCTTTCCGCAGTTTTGCCGACATTTTTGGGCCTGTGCACAAGACACTAGACGCTCTCGCACCGGGCAAACCTCTTCTCGTTTTTGAAATGTCCAGCGCGGCTGCGGGGGGGGACAAAGCCGCCTGGTTGCGAGAGGCTCTGGAGACGGCGGCCTCTTGGAATGTTGCCGCACTGAACTGGTTCCAGGCGGACAAGGAAGTCGATTGGCGTCTTGGAACCGGCCTCGGTTTGGACCTGCCCGGGCTGCTGCAGGCTGCAACCACTCAGGGGGCAGGCAGCCTCGCGGTGACCCTGCGACATGGAGAGCGACCATGA
- a CDS encoding tetratricopeptide repeat protein, whose amino-acid sequence MPKAPAITQPSGDVPDWQARLELARLLSYVKRYDESLVEYGKVLAEKPELVEAKAEMARVLMWSGRTGEAKAILDAIAPDQLSGEDRLLQADLFAMRKEYGKAESLYRELLQASPENQAIQLRLAEVLSWTKRYAESIKLYEKLVVASPNDVQLRRRYAQTLSWAGKTQDAIREFRRSLGQ is encoded by the coding sequence GTGCCCAAGGCTCCGGCCATCACCCAACCATCCGGGGATGTCCCCGATTGGCAAGCCCGCCTGGAACTGGCCCGCTTGTTGAGTTACGTCAAACGCTACGACGAATCCTTGGTGGAATACGGCAAGGTGCTGGCCGAAAAGCCCGAACTGGTCGAGGCCAAGGCCGAGATGGCCCGGGTGCTCATGTGGAGCGGCAGGACCGGGGAGGCCAAGGCGATTTTGGATGCCATAGCGCCTGACCAGCTTTCCGGCGAGGACAGGCTGCTCCAGGCGGATTTGTTCGCAATGCGCAAGGAATATGGCAAGGCCGAATCCCTCTATCGCGAACTGCTCCAGGCTTCCCCCGAAAATCAGGCGATTCAGCTCCGGTTGGCCGAGGTGCTCAGTTGGACCAAGCGCTATGCCGAATCCATCAAACTTTACGAAAAGCTCGTCGTTGCCTCGCCCAATGATGTGCAGTTACGACGTCGGTATGCCCAGACACTCTCCTGGGCCGGCAAAACACAGGACGCCATCCGGGAATTTCGGCGTTCTCTTGGCCAATAA
- a CDS encoding ATP-binding protein, with the protein MTITIRANLDDVALAGLSVRAVSEFELFSQEDAILIELAVCEALNNAIIHGLPDRPDEFVQLEIAHASDRIVFSISDCGPGMPEGIERIGYEQRISLASRGRGIAIMRDVMDSVTYERRDGRSVLKLVKRTAALAQGTT; encoded by the coding sequence ATGACCATAACCATACGGGCAAATTTGGATGATGTTGCTCTGGCGGGGCTGTCTGTCCGGGCAGTAAGTGAGTTTGAGCTATTTAGTCAGGAGGATGCCATTCTGATTGAGTTAGCGGTTTGTGAAGCGCTCAATAACGCCATTATCCATGGTTTGCCGGATAGGCCCGACGAATTTGTCCAATTGGAAATCGCCCATGCCTCAGACCGTATCGTCTTTAGCATCAGCGATTGCGGACCTGGGATGCCAGAGGGGATTGAGAGGATTGGCTACGAACAAAGGATATCTCTAGCATCGAGAGGACGTGGCATTGCCATTATGCGCGACGTCATGGACAGCGTGACCTATGAACGTCGTGATGGGCGCAGTGTCCTGAAATTGGTTAAAAGGACTGCGGCTCTCGCCCAGGGCACAACATGA
- a CDS encoding tetratricopeptide repeat protein, which yields MQHPTRLYRFASHVCRWTVAVPMALLLVCPCAWAQFPDAVFAGKTISDAEARLELARLLARNEATLDQAAAEYRRVLAASPTNFRIVLEYAEILISLHRYPDALTVLEPLAQMPNPLPEALAALGSVRLYSGDVRGAALAYERAYAAKPSLPGLGLKLAQTLNWSGRAKDALPLLERLHAAEPVNLEIVILLGRALNAAGKPEQAAELVIPLLKTHPDNVELLLAAADFQAVLGRAVLAKRLFERAETLDPSGRAGIAHAERSMAWGDFYRAEDGVRKEMAANGKTHELTLKLAAVLVAQQRYGEAANVYEALLTANGNDKDALTGLAQLRLLEKNDDAALAVTHRLAAVAPDSAAPLRLEAAARAASGNVTAALAAARKASASPDASNTDLRQLGDLLYKTGDKRQALDAYRRALALDPADAWSAWRVGEERDAAVPTSVAQKASLAAALKDDGRLEKAGRLFRVALRSEPDNYFARMGLAEVLAATGWYDDALVLLDGLAVDFPGDAKVLLTKARVLGWAKRYDASLTAYADLHSLKPDNPVPLREAARTAFWGKMPDRAALLYSALENGTYPAQVREAAGLEHTAKMDSFNNQFAKAITTNDALLAMEPGNQEALFDRAQAACALGMRDEEAATYQRMLTSDPMHTLAGQAVDRLRWRNAPSVRVGFSFWDEDGKGGRLAQITRFRWDTEFTVPVEDRYYLRAAQHLWLEDPKSPQAAQQGQSEAQSSSDASTLAAQALQQGQVQAAVSARRFEGAYWAEGQTLGAGGRVNQWLSGEFAFTNKQYSDVGLRPLYSGQARIELRPIDAVTLAFFYQRTDEITNDMSLAQGIQIDNWGGMLRLQPLRRIDLSFQGRYLNYSDDNQGTALRADAGVILTDHPHELKLAATGEYRDTREANKYVYQDDTLVTIVHPYWTPQDYSSGALTLGWRHDLAKDFFCGARRHYYGIQVSHGSDTTKNPFWRLEIEYLNDLTDRWTFSLKGLVQRSPQWDATGVWTGLTYRF from the coding sequence ATGCAGCACCCGACGCGCCTCTATCGCTTCGCGTCTCATGTCTGCCGGTGGACGGTCGCGGTCCCCATGGCGTTGTTACTGGTCTGCCCTTGTGCCTGGGCGCAATTTCCGGACGCCGTCTTTGCTGGCAAGACGATCTCGGATGCCGAAGCCCGCCTGGAACTGGCCCGGCTGCTTGCCCGCAACGAAGCCACCCTGGACCAAGCGGCAGCGGAATATCGTCGCGTCTTGGCCGCTTCTCCGACAAACTTTCGGATCGTCCTTGAGTATGCCGAAATCCTCATCAGTCTGCACCGGTATCCCGACGCCCTGACCGTGCTCGAACCTTTGGCGCAAATGCCAAATCCACTGCCGGAAGCGCTTGCCGCCCTGGGCAGTGTTCGGCTCTATTCTGGCGACGTCCGTGGCGCGGCCCTGGCTTACGAACGAGCCTATGCCGCCAAGCCATCCCTGCCGGGCCTCGGATTGAAGCTCGCCCAGACGCTCAACTGGTCCGGACGCGCCAAGGATGCGCTGCCGCTGCTCGAGCGGTTGCACGCAGCCGAACCGGTCAATCTTGAAATCGTCATTTTGCTCGGGCGCGCCCTGAACGCTGCCGGAAAACCAGAGCAGGCCGCCGAACTTGTGATCCCACTGCTCAAAACCCATCCTGACAATGTGGAGTTGCTCCTGGCCGCTGCGGACTTCCAGGCGGTCCTGGGACGGGCGGTCCTGGCCAAACGGCTTTTCGAGCGTGCCGAAACCCTTGATCCGTCCGGAAGGGCCGGAATTGCCCATGCCGAACGGTCCATGGCCTGGGGCGATTTCTACCGGGCCGAGGACGGGGTGCGCAAGGAAATGGCCGCCAATGGCAAGACCCACGAACTGACGCTCAAGCTCGCGGCCGTGCTGGTCGCACAGCAGCGTTACGGAGAGGCCGCGAACGTGTATGAGGCGTTACTGACGGCCAACGGCAACGACAAGGACGCGCTCACCGGGTTGGCCCAGCTGCGCCTTTTGGAGAAAAATGATGACGCCGCATTGGCGGTGACGCACCGTCTTGCAGCCGTTGCGCCGGACAGTGCCGCCCCTCTGCGTCTTGAGGCCGCCGCGCGGGCTGCTTCAGGCAACGTGACCGCCGCCCTGGCCGCCGCCCGCAAAGCCTCCGCCAGCCCCGACGCCAGCAATACGGATCTGCGGCAACTCGGCGACCTGCTGTACAAGACCGGGGACAAAAGGCAGGCCCTCGATGCCTATCGCCGGGCTCTGGCCCTTGACCCGGCGGATGCGTGGTCAGCCTGGAGAGTCGGGGAGGAACGGGACGCGGCCGTACCGACAAGCGTAGCCCAAAAAGCCTCCCTGGCCGCAGCGCTCAAGGATGATGGACGGCTAGAAAAGGCGGGACGTCTCTTTCGCGTTGCGTTGCGCTCCGAGCCCGACAATTATTTCGCTCGAATGGGTCTGGCCGAAGTCTTGGCCGCAACAGGTTGGTATGACGACGCGCTGGTCCTTCTGGACGGCTTGGCCGTGGATTTCCCTGGTGACGCCAAGGTGCTGCTCACAAAGGCGCGCGTGCTGGGCTGGGCGAAGCGCTACGACGCATCGCTGACGGCTTATGCCGATTTGCACAGTCTCAAACCCGACAATCCGGTCCCGCTTCGCGAGGCTGCGCGAACGGCGTTTTGGGGCAAGATGCCAGACCGCGCCGCACTCCTTTATTCAGCCTTGGAAAACGGGACGTATCCCGCGCAGGTACGTGAAGCCGCAGGCTTGGAGCACACTGCCAAGATGGATAGCTTCAACAATCAATTCGCGAAGGCCATCACGACAAATGACGCCTTGCTGGCCATGGAGCCGGGCAACCAGGAAGCCCTCTTTGACCGTGCCCAGGCTGCATGCGCTTTGGGAATGCGCGACGAAGAGGCCGCAACCTATCAACGCATGCTCACCAGCGATCCCATGCATACCCTGGCCGGGCAGGCAGTGGACAGGCTGCGTTGGCGTAATGCGCCCTCTGTCAGGGTGGGCTTTTCCTTTTGGGACGAGGACGGCAAGGGCGGCCGTCTGGCCCAGATCACCCGCTTTCGCTGGGATACGGAATTCACCGTCCCGGTTGAGGATCGCTATTACCTGCGGGCGGCGCAGCACCTGTGGCTGGAGGATCCCAAATCCCCTCAGGCCGCCCAGCAAGGCCAAAGCGAGGCGCAGTCAAGCTCGGATGCGTCGACCCTGGCGGCCCAGGCCCTCCAGCAAGGACAGGTCCAAGCCGCCGTTTCCGCGCGACGATTCGAGGGCGCCTACTGGGCCGAAGGCCAGACCCTGGGCGCGGGCGGCCGGGTCAACCAGTGGCTTTCCGGCGAGTTTGCATTCACCAACAAGCAGTATTCGGATGTCGGGCTTCGGCCGCTCTATTCGGGGCAGGCGCGCATCGAACTCCGGCCGATCGATGCGGTCACGCTGGCCTTTTTCTATCAGCGCACCGACGAAATCACCAATGACATGAGCCTGGCCCAAGGCATCCAGATCGACAACTGGGGGGGCATGCTCCGGCTGCAACCGTTACGGCGCATCGATCTGTCCTTCCAGGGGCGCTACCTCAACTACAGCGACGACAACCAAGGCACGGCCCTGCGGGCCGACGCGGGAGTGATCCTTACCGACCATCCCCATGAGCTCAAGCTCGCTGCCACCGGCGAATACCGCGACACCCGGGAAGCGAACAAATACGTCTACCAGGATGACACCCTCGTTACCATCGTTCACCCGTACTGGACGCCGCAGGATTACTCGTCCGGAGCCCTTACCCTGGGTTGGCGGCATGACCTCGCAAAGGATTTTTTCTGCGGCGCACGGCGGCATTATTACGGAATCCAAGTCTCCCACGGATCGGATACGACCAAGAACCCCTTCTGGCGGCTGGAGATTGAATACCTCAATGACCTGACAGACCGGTGGACCTTCTCCCTCAAGGGATTGGTGCAACGTTCGCCACAATGGGATGCGACCGGGGTCTGGACCGGCCTGACCTACAGGTTTTAG
- a CDS encoding IS5 family transposase, translated as MSERSSEKPGIADYVVARRKRKECFLDVIDRLIDWKPLEKVLRNELKRVANAVGNPSYPPLLMFKILLLQRWYNLRDAAVEEALCDRLSFVRFVGLSLDHDEVADSTTVCRFRQSLVERNILKRLLDKLNHQLERRGLLVREGAIVDASVVSSARHPLKVLDVLPEDREEDAGDAPDVTISYSDDADAAWLRKGNRAYYGYKIHAATDSRDGFVLGGHATPANRSDTEEFVTVLDEVDVRAGESVYADKGYSSQLNRYVLAVRGLLDGIMHKAARNRELTLAEKAANRLVSSLRSKVERAFGTLKRGYGFFRARYLGLAKVELEFLLNAMAFNLKKAVLKADC; from the coding sequence ATGAGCGAGCGTTCTTCCGAGAAGCCTGGCATTGCCGACTACGTTGTTGCCCGCCGCAAGCGCAAAGAATGCTTTCTCGACGTGATTGATCGCCTCATCGACTGGAAACCCCTCGAAAAAGTGCTTCGCAATGAACTCAAGCGAGTGGCCAATGCCGTCGGTAACCCGTCCTACCCGCCGTTGCTCATGTTCAAGATTCTCCTGCTCCAGCGCTGGTACAATCTCCGCGATGCGGCGGTGGAGGAGGCCCTGTGCGACCGCCTCTCTTTTGTCCGGTTCGTGGGCCTTTCCCTGGACCACGATGAAGTGGCGGATTCCACCACGGTCTGCCGTTTCCGCCAGAGCCTGGTGGAGCGCAATATCCTCAAGCGCCTGCTGGACAAACTCAATCATCAGCTGGAACGCCGGGGACTTCTGGTGCGCGAAGGGGCCATTGTCGATGCCAGCGTCGTTTCTTCCGCACGTCATCCGCTCAAGGTGCTCGACGTGCTGCCCGAGGATCGCGAGGAAGATGCCGGTGACGCACCGGATGTGACCATCAGCTATTCTGACGATGCCGACGCGGCCTGGCTGCGCAAAGGCAACCGGGCGTATTACGGATACAAAATCCACGCCGCCACGGACAGCCGGGACGGTTTCGTGCTCGGTGGTCATGCCACACCGGCCAATCGGTCCGACACGGAAGAATTCGTCACCGTGCTGGATGAGGTCGATGTGAGAGCTGGCGAGAGCGTCTACGCGGACAAGGGGTACAGCAGCCAGCTGAACCGCTACGTGCTTGCGGTCCGGGGACTCCTGGACGGTATCATGCACAAGGCCGCACGGAATCGGGAACTCACACTCGCCGAAAAAGCCGCCAATCGCCTGGTTAGCAGCCTTCGGTCAAAGGTGGAGCGCGCCTTCGGCACCCTCAAGCGTGGCTACGGCTTCTTTCGAGCCCGCTACCTCGGTCTGGCCAAGGTTGAACTGGAGTTCCTGCTCAATGCCATGGCTTTCAATCTGAAAAAAGCGGTCCTGAAGGCCGATTGTTGA
- a CDS encoding STAS domain-containing protein encodes MEIKDSLENGVTVVELVGSRLDAAAAPVFKGRIVDLENQGRRLFALDFSGLDFMDSTGLGALVSCVKALGGEGEFVLFGMRDSMRKIFQITRLDRGVFKILGSKNDALRALGGSQP; translated from the coding sequence ATGGAAATCAAGGATTCGTTAGAGAATGGCGTGACGGTCGTGGAACTGGTCGGCTCGAGACTGGACGCTGCGGCCGCGCCGGTGTTCAAAGGGAGAATCGTCGACCTGGAAAACCAGGGACGCCGGTTGTTTGCCTTGGATTTTTCCGGTCTCGATTTCATGGACAGTACCGGGCTTGGCGCTTTGGTCTCCTGCGTGAAAGCGCTGGGTGGCGAGGGCGAGTTCGTGCTCTTCGGCATGCGGGACAGCATGCGCAAGATTTTTCAAATCACCCGGCTGGACCGGGGGGTCTTTAAGATATTGGGCAGCAAAAACGATGCCCTAAGGGCGCTTGGCGGTAGTCAGCCATGA
- a CDS encoding tetratricopeptide repeat protein codes for MRYWQHVIFASLLALSALTSCFVFRLLNISSVAFHSGESMLSQGKFTEALQKFRIAAAAGGLRPSMALKLARSAFLAGDATFSKEVLSSLITSKTRLSPDVLNAVAGEFDSMGMPALALAALRRAGDSVLQSEPSAIYLAELESRVGDVAASEQLYRRVLGKYPDSIAAALGLAQLVAWHGRTQEAEGLCESVLRRNPENRQARLVLGRVLTAAGRFNDAIVQYRQVLGETP; via the coding sequence ATGAGATATTGGCAGCACGTCATCTTTGCATCGCTGCTCGCTCTTTCAGCTCTTACGTCATGCTTTGTCTTTAGATTGTTAAATATTTCTTCAGTAGCATTCCATTCTGGCGAGTCGATGTTGTCCCAAGGCAAATTCACCGAAGCGCTTCAGAAATTCCGCATAGCCGCTGCCGCAGGTGGACTGCGCCCCTCCATGGCCTTGAAATTGGCTCGCTCGGCCTTTTTGGCTGGTGATGCAACCTTCAGCAAAGAGGTGCTCAGCTCCTTGATCACTTCGAAGACCAGACTTTCACCCGATGTGCTCAATGCGGTGGCGGGAGAATTCGATAGTATGGGAATGCCCGCATTGGCGCTGGCCGCGTTGCGTCGGGCAGGCGACTCTGTTTTGCAATCGGAACCTTCGGCCATATATCTTGCCGAACTCGAATCGCGTGTGGGCGATGTCGCCGCGTCGGAACAGCTTTACCGGCGAGTACTGGGGAAGTATCCTGACAGTATTGCGGCGGCCTTGGGCTTGGCCCAACTTGTTGCTTGGCATGGACGCACTCAGGAGGCCGAAGGCCTCTGCGAGTCGGTGCTGCGCCGCAATCCAGAAAATCGACAGGCGAGGCTCGTGTTGGGTCGGGTCCTCACCGCTGCGGGCCGTTTTAACGACGCCATCGTCCAATACCGACAGGTCTTGGGGGAGACTCCATGA
- a CDS encoding glycosyltransferase family 2 protein — MEKKSSFYGPLIGMAILACMMATFFYLIVRTFLFLQADYHWYEKILAFLLLLAETFTMTHSFGYFLNLYHVIAKPSGPAFSMDNVPPLNDYPPVAIIVSSFKEPLDILEDTLTCFYNLTYPNKHIYFLDDTRYGLPGQDQSAMAAYRRSIDALCQRIGVNLFRRVWHGAKAGMINDFLAFLAGERREGFEFSNFEETTPKLDERYIIVFDADQNPFPDFVEPLVAFMEANPKLAFIQTPQYYTNFETNRVARAAGLQQAIFYEYICEGKSMQDAMFCCGTNVVFRREALVSVGGFEERSVTEDFATSLKFHLGGWSSAYLNKVCAFGMGPEDLGGYFKQQFRWALGTVGLYREILGEFFRNPHRLPVAKWWEYFLSGTHYFVGWVLFIMMLCPILYLFLEVPSFFARPEIYFLFFFPYILLTLTLFIFTLSQRRYGMAELGIGIVLQAITFPVYMKASVQGLLGIRGSFGVTPKGGSTSLPLRALWPQVLLCMAAAGATAYGLNRLYFEDTATSAILVNCLWCVYHVAILSTILYFNQPEGAEHG, encoded by the coding sequence GTGGAGAAGAAGTCTTCTTTTTACGGGCCGCTGATCGGAATGGCTATCCTGGCCTGCATGATGGCCACCTTTTTTTATCTCATTGTCCGCACGTTTCTGTTTTTACAGGCAGACTACCACTGGTACGAAAAAATCCTGGCGTTCTTGCTGCTTCTGGCCGAAACGTTCACCATGACCCACTCCTTCGGCTATTTTCTCAACCTCTACCATGTAATAGCCAAACCTTCCGGACCTGCGTTCTCCATGGACAACGTCCCCCCCCTCAACGACTATCCGCCAGTGGCCATCATCGTATCCTCTTTCAAGGAACCCCTGGACATTCTTGAGGACACCCTGACCTGCTTTTACAACCTGACCTATCCAAACAAGCATATCTATTTTTTGGACGACACCCGTTACGGTCTGCCTGGACAGGACCAGAGCGCTATGGCCGCTTACCGCCGCAGCATCGACGCATTATGCCAGCGGATCGGGGTCAACTTGTTCCGGCGCGTCTGGCATGGGGCCAAAGCGGGTATGATCAATGATTTCTTGGCGTTTCTGGCAGGGGAACGTCGGGAGGGGTTCGAATTCAGCAATTTCGAGGAGACCACCCCTAAGCTCGATGAAAGATACATCATCGTTTTCGACGCCGACCAGAACCCTTTCCCGGACTTCGTGGAGCCGCTTGTGGCCTTTATGGAAGCCAACCCCAAACTGGCCTTCATCCAGACGCCGCAGTACTACACCAATTTCGAAACCAACCGGGTGGCCCGGGCTGCGGGCCTGCAGCAGGCTATTTTCTATGAATATATTTGCGAAGGCAAAAGCATGCAGGACGCCATGTTTTGTTGTGGCACAAACGTGGTATTCCGCCGTGAGGCCCTGGTTTCCGTCGGCGGTTTCGAAGAGCGCTCCGTGACGGAGGATTTCGCCACTTCGCTCAAATTTCACCTCGGCGGCTGGTCCTCGGCCTATCTCAATAAGGTTTGCGCCTTCGGGATGGGGCCGGAGGACCTGGGGGGATATTTCAAGCAGCAATTCCGCTGGGCATTGGGCACGGTGGGGCTTTATCGGGAAATATTGGGAGAGTTCTTCCGCAATCCGCATAGGCTGCCTGTAGCCAAATGGTGGGAGTATTTCCTATCCGGAACGCACTACTTTGTCGGCTGGGTGCTTTTTATCATGATGCTGTGCCCTATTCTCTATCTATTCCTGGAAGTACCCAGTTTTTTTGCCCGGCCTGAAATCTACTTTCTCTTTTTTTTCCCATATATTTTGCTCACGCTCACGCTGTTCATCTTTACCTTGTCCCAGCGCCGGTACGGCATGGCCGAGCTTGGTATCGGCATCGTGCTTCAGGCCATAACGTTTCCAGTATATATGAAGGCCTCGGTTCAGGGGCTGCTCGGTATTCGAGGCAGCTTCGGCGTGACGCCCAAGGGCGGCAGCACTTCACTGCCGCTTCGTGCCCTCTGGCCCCAAGTGCTGCTCTGCATGGCCGCCGCCGGAGCCACGGCGTATGGCCTGAACCGACTTTATTTCGAAGACACGGCGACAAGCGCGATATTGGTCAATTGCCTGTGGTGTGTGTACCATGTGGCCATCCTTTCGACGATCCTCTATTTCAATCAACCCGAGGGGGCTGAGCATGGCTAA
- a CDS encoding PP2C family protein-serine/threonine phosphatase gives MIAEIHNPTQSPHPPRVLVVDDSKTMRRLICLALQDAFELEEAVDGVDALERYSGFKPQIILLDMEMPRMGGLEVIRQLRETVEDTDTFIIVLSGLGENDLKAKALNMGANDYLTKPFHPEELKARVSVAGRQVLLNHELRRAYARISAEIALVASLQHQLLPNADIVTEGLEIQSLYRPSGQASGDYYDYFRMADGRIRLVLADIAGKGARAAFLMAIVQAFFRLGRRDNHSLEKTVTLINDHLMEISPSGSDFATLFAGEIDLEKGFLTYLNAGHCPGLLINPNGTAQLLEAQVYPLGMLAIENVKANVIPFAVGARLFLYTDGMFEWELDQSNMLSLGAFLVQAKLAAAAGGDFLDALAGKLTDLTGATPKYLDDQTALWIRRSGPTAAKRT, from the coding sequence ATGATTGCGGAAATCCACAATCCGACGCAATCCCCGCATCCGCCTCGCGTGCTTGTGGTTGACGACTCCAAGACCATGCGTCGTCTTATCTGTTTAGCACTTCAGGACGCTTTCGAATTGGAGGAAGCCGTCGACGGGGTGGACGCCCTGGAGCGGTATTCAGGGTTCAAGCCACAAATCATCCTGCTTGACATGGAAATGCCCCGCATGGGCGGCCTGGAGGTCATCAGGCAGTTGCGCGAGACCGTGGAGGACACGGACACCTTCATCATTGTCCTCTCCGGGCTCGGAGAGAACGACTTGAAAGCCAAGGCGCTCAATATGGGGGCAAACGACTACCTTACCAAGCCTTTTCATCCTGAGGAACTCAAAGCCCGGGTGAGCGTCGCCGGAAGGCAGGTCTTGCTCAACCATGAGCTGCGCCGGGCTTATGCCCGTATTTCTGCCGAGATCGCCCTGGTGGCATCGCTGCAGCACCAGCTTCTCCCCAACGCGGACATCGTGACAGAGGGGTTGGAGATACAGAGCCTGTATCGTCCTTCCGGACAAGCCAGCGGCGACTACTACGACTATTTTCGCATGGCCGATGGCCGCATCCGGCTGGTGCTCGCCGACATCGCGGGCAAGGGCGCCCGGGCTGCGTTTCTCATGGCCATTGTCCAGGCTTTTTTCCGCCTGGGCAGACGCGACAACCACTCCCTGGAAAAAACCGTGACGCTGATCAACGACCACCTGATGGAGATCAGCCCCTCGGGAAGCGACTTCGCCACGCTGTTTGCCGGAGAAATCGACCTCGAAAAAGGGTTTCTGACCTACCTCAATGCAGGACATTGCCCCGGGTTACTTATTAATCCCAACGGTACTGCCCAGTTGCTTGAGGCCCAAGTCTATCCGCTGGGGATGCTGGCAATCGAAAATGTCAAGGCTAATGTCATTCCGTTTGCAGTTGGGGCCAGGCTCTTCCTGTATACCGATGGCATGTTCGAGTGGGAGTTAGACCAATCCAACATGCTTTCATTGGGTGCATTTTTGGTTCAAGCCAAGCTCGCCGCAGCCGCAGGAGGGGATTTCCTGGATGCCCTGGCCGGCAAACTTACAGACCTTACCGGGGCCACGCCGAAATACCTGGATGACCAAACGGCCTTGTGGATACGGCGTTCTGGGCCGACGGCAGCGAAAAGGACTTAA